The sequence below is a genomic window from Pecten maximus chromosome 14, xPecMax1.1, whole genome shotgun sequence.
TAGTGTATAAACCGAGCGACTAATGGACGAGGATTGTCCTTCACAAAAATGTAGATCTGGAGTTTTCTGGCAACCAGAGGTTCTGGTGTTACTATAAATACTCGGTCTTATAGCGGCACATCCTTTGCCtgaactctctctctctctctctctatggggtggggattcaaaattgtacaaatgatggggctggctGTAGTTGGTTATGATCAGATCATGAAGTTAATATTTGCCTACTCTGTAAGTTAATACTTTATATGAAgttaagaaaaaaagaaaatcattgCAACATTGTAAACAGTTCAACTTCAAACCAGTTTTAATTGATACAAGTTCCTCTtcactttttgttgtttttctgttAATAGACTACACAGTACAGCGGAAGGAGATCCTCCAAAGGCACGCCAATCTCCCTCTGTTGAATCCTCAGGACTTTCAGTTCCTAAATCTTATAGGGTAAGGAGCGAAAGGATCTGTTTATCTAGCTATGGCTAACAACACCTTCCCAACAGCAGTAAaggtgtacattgtaccattCAGAATATTCCACAAATCTGCAACAAgacattttaaatgaatcaaGCATTTTGTCAATTCTGCAGGACACTGGATTTATGGATTACTCCCCGACCAATCCGACACAAGAAAACATATGCTGGTACAGGAGTTTTATGGAAACGGCAGGACACTGGTTGATTCTAAATAGAAGAGACCCAAATGTTGTTATTAACACTgcaatcaaaatcaatattgcCTACCAGTTGGTGTTTGCACTCAAGGTAAGAAACTATTTCGGGAAAAAATAATGCAAGCATGAATGCTAAATGTAAGATATACATAGTTTGCATACACATATAGTGGGCAAGTTTTCTCAAAAGTGTTTTTGCTTGTGGAATGTAGGATAATGTGGTATGTCAAATGCATGTTTTCTGAAGGTACACATGTGGGCTGTTTCTATCTGAAAATAATTTCTGAAGGGTTTAAcaacatgatgatgatgatgatgatgatgatgatgatcaaaAAGGAATTGGTACATACTTCTGACTTcctataacattttatttacaggCCATCCATGACAAAGGCATCCTGCTGAATGATAACAAATTTAACAATGACCTTGTTGACACCAGTACGCATGACTTCCAAATAAGGTATCTtagatatttcaatttattcTAAAAGGTCAACTTCAGTAATTAATAATCCCTGTAAAGTGTCATGAATCCTGTATTTGTTTTTGGgacaattttgatattgattggTGTCTTTCATATAATTTAGATCAATTAATAACTATTAAGAGTGTTGCTATCTGTAATTACTGAAAACTAAACCACAATTATTTAAGCAGCACAAAATGCGAATTTCTTCACAGATAAGCTGAATTACAAGAAATTGTTTTTCTGTGTCTCCTGAACATTATGAATTTTCTACATATTTTTATTAGTGTCActttcatacattttgtaaccTTTAAgattatttgtacatgtatcttggataaatttaacataattttcaaaatcaacaaatattttattgttaagatTTTTCATTAGAATCAATTCTCAAATGCACAAACAGAAAACTATCTGAAGATATTATGTCATCctgaatacatatattttttttagaataatttgtaaaatatttcgGAGTCAGGACAAAACATGATTTACAGAACAGGATGCGAACCTCTGGCATACTGTGAACAGTTCGTAGGTCACAGGCGTGGATGGAATATGCCCGTAAACTTTGCCTGCTGGAAATCAGACACTGTCAATATTAAAATCTGTAATAGTTGGTCTGTACATAATCGTAGGTTCCAggttttaaacttttttttatctctcTCAAATACATGGTCACCCAGCCACACAATCTTAAATATGCTGCATTTGTTAAGTTTGAAAAcatatattcatttttgaattttcaaaaatttcagAGATCTATTATCGTTTAAACCAGAcacattttttctttcttttttttttttcaaattacgaaggaagacaactttttgtatatatatatggcaatAAAGTATGTTATTTTAGatacaatttttacaaatatctCTAGCAATTTACAAATATCTAGTATGACaagattttaaatatatgttacagataTACATTTCTAAATATCTAGTttgatataactttatatatggTAGCAGTGATCTGTTatcttgttttaatttgttgaatgttgaaaataaaaatgaaataattcaagAAGTTGTTGAAGTTTTCTTTAATCCTGGTGGTGACATATAGTTTACAAGTGATCTATGCTAGAATTATTTcccttaagggtgtatgctaccttacacaatAGACCTATGATTTGTTTAATGAGAACTCCACGGATGAGCTTCACCCAGCACTAAAAATGAGATTTGTGAGAtgtgaaaaaaaaccttttatttACAGTAACAGTAAACTGTTTAAATTCTACAAAACCGTacaatgaataaatattttatagacACATCCTGATCAGTGTTAAAGAAACTCTTCTGGAACACACAAAAAATCTTAGTTATGAAGACTGCATCACAAAGACATCAATGTCAcaaagactctttcatatgacAAAGACATCAGTGTCAAAGATACTATTCCAGATGACAAAGACATCAGTGTCACTGGGACTCTTCCatataacaaagacaaaataataTCACAGAGACTCTTTCATCTAAGAAAGACAACAGTGTCACAGCGACACTTCATATAACAAAGTTAAATTGATGTCACACAAACTTGTTGATATGACAAAGATCCATTAATGTCATATAACATAGACCCATCATTGTCACAGAGAAATTTTtacataacataaataaaatgcCTTTTCTGTATAAAATATGAAACATGATTTCTGAATATTAAGTccatacacaaatatattcatcaataaaatacataGAGTACAAAATCACGGGGGCTTGGCacaattttataaatgatagtccatacatgtatagtgttattataatacatatacacactgtatatatatgtattgtagtgttactatataatacatatacacactgtatatatatatgtattgtagtgttactataatacatatacacactgtatatatatatgtattgtagtgttactatataatacatatacactgtatatatatatatatattgtagtgttactataatacatatacacactgtatatatatttgtattgtagtgttactataatacatatacacactgtttatatataaatatatattgtagtgttactataatacatatacacactgtatatatatatgtattgtagtgttactataatacatatacacagtttatgtatatatgtattgtagtgttactgtaatacatatacacactgtatatatatatatatatatatatatatatgtatagtgttactataatacatatacacactgtatatatatatgtattgtagtgttactataatacatatacacactgtatatatatatatatatatatattgtagtgttactataatacatatacacactgtatatatatatgtatatatattgtagtgttactataatacatatacacactgtatatatatatgtattgtagcgttactataatacatatacacactgtatatatatatgtattgtagtgttactataatacatatacacactgtatatatatatatgtattgtagtgttactataatacatatacacagtttatgtatatatggattgtagtgttactgtaatacatatacacactgtatatatatatatgtatagtgttactataatacatatacacactgtatatatatatgtattgtagtgttactataatacatatacacactgtatatatatatgtatatatattgtagtgttactataatacatatacacactgtaaatatatatatatattggagcgttactataatacatatacacactatatatatatatgtattgtagtgttactataatacatatacacactgtatatatagaggatctgtcatgagtttcccttcatattagattgatgatacgagttttgaattttttatttttgcgagcctctggcgagcaaaaataaaaaattctaaacgagtatcataaatctaatatgaagggaaacgaatgacagattctttttatcatatgacgttttctttcatcgttccccatcaaaaactgattttctcttttgccttgaatcgtcacatctcaaccaaatcacccgaaccttcgaagtaggtcaattataccgacgagagaagaaatagttctaacacaactgactcttgaaaaggattcattttattaaatacacgtctcaaaacaaaatttcagcattttttcatttaatctataatagataaattgtccttggtgtttgaaacaatgaggaaaatattttagtttgaaagttcatgagcgactgtttttgatgtgacgaagccgtgacgtcacttggcgcgataatggaggcttcgttgtacaaatgtctattcgctgtcgctgtcgcacagaaccattgtacggcgccttttcactgctttgtgtttatcctcgtcctcgcgggagtttatggagatgtgaaatgttccaccgtgaatattccaaatgaacattgtgttcagactgccgtgaaaagcgactttggatgccgatttgttgtcagtgttgtttgttttgacattacacgtgtttgtcgacgacagtgtcagcatgttattctgagtaaccgttgaaggcaagttgtaacaaactacattgccgtttttcatgaggattttattaaataatgttattatttgtttatttgaaaagaatctagactagatatgtctcatcggacaacgcaaccgcaattttctatcggagttgaaatatgttactaggggtcataaaatagatgtttgccaggcctaatttaacatcttatagtacaaatataattaaaaaacttaggatgtttacatcttggattttatctttgattgtacaatatgttatgtaaatagaccaatttgtcgttcagttgatttttttttcaaagtttacaagcactagtcgccatttttagtagtaaaaagaagtaggtcgttcccacgcgtatgaatacagttctcacggaaccagccaatcagcgtagcgaaaggtgttattacactagtgtcataaagaaaatttatgtgatgggtttatgacaccgtatataacggtagtcatatgataaatatgtatatgtgtagcgttactataatacatatacattgtagtacttCTGTCCGGTCTAGTGTACATtgtttttatgatttaattgatgcTTTGTAGTTAAAGAAAAGTTCTTGGTTTTTCCAGTGATCGTCTAACTTGTTTTTGAAGGAGTTTACATTTAATGCTGATATAACATGTTCGGGCAATTCGTTCCAGATTGACACCGTTCTGTTTgaaaagtagttttttttaagCGTATTTGTGGATAGTCTAGGGACTATGTTTTTGGTATGTCCTCTGGTACTGTTGCGTTCAGCAGCATCCTTCCGTAAAAGGATACCATAAAAACattctttatcatatatttcGCTTATCATTTTGTACAGTTCTATCATATCTCCTCTAATTCTTCTGAATGCCAATGTTGGTAGTTTAAGTTTTTCCAGCCTCTGACTACGTCGATCCTTCATTCCCGGGAGACACTTGGTTGCTCT
It includes:
- the LOC117342573 gene encoding uncharacterized protein LOC117342573, giving the protein MGQQLHSTAEGDPPKARQSPSVESSGLSVPKSYRDTGFMDYSPTNPTQENICWYRSFMETAGHWLILNRRDPNVVINTAIKINIAYQLVFALKAIHDKGILLNDNKFNNDLVDTSTHDFQISNSKLFKFYKTVQ